Genomic segment of Heliangelus exortis chromosome 7, bHelExo1.hap1, whole genome shotgun sequence:
CAACAGATCAACCATGGATGTGACTTGCTAGTTGTGAGAATACACTGAAAACATAATTACTTGATTAGAGGTTAAACAcaaactttcttctcttttcagtaGTGGTTCAGTTTATAACTTATATGCTGATGATGAAGATGAGACAGAGGCATCACCTTCTGGCCAACAGATTATTGAGAATTCAATTACTATGAATAAAATGAAACTGCTCAAGGCAAAGATGGAGAACATGAATCTGAGTAAAAAGGTGCAGTTGTGATTAAATTTTCTTATCCTAAAATGTTTTTCCTAATGCTGACTTTGCTATAAAGCAGGTCAGATACTTTGCAGTCTTGGGAATTGAAGTGATCAAGGGTAGATGATTGCTTATCTGTTATTTTAAGTAAGTGCTCTTGTTCTGCTGTGAGGAATTGGCTTTACTTGGATCTACTTGTCCACATTCAAAGAATTCACTACTGATcctgtaggtttttttctgggggtgtgtggggctttgttttgtgtttttgtctTCTAATGCTTTAGGTGGCATGGATTTGCAGTACTGCTctgtaaaaatcttttaagtGAAACTTCATTAGAAATACTGTAACTGAAAAACTAATCAATATGAGAATGAGACTAGCTAGAAAACATTACATTGGTGTTCATGTCTGTCTAGGTTACCCAAATGTTCTGTATAGTGAAGATTATACACTTCCTTTCATTGTTTGCCTTGAAACCCTAAGCTCTTCTGAGTAACTTTGATGGCATTTTGGCTTCCCTTTCATGTTTCTCTGACATTTAGCCTACCAACTGAAAAGCCTTTCTCTgactgtaattttttattttattattcagaTGTTGGGGTGAAGTCTTGATGTCTATTAGCAGGTGAGGGAGTAGAAAGAATTATTTGGTCCTTTCTGGCCTTATACTCTCTAAATTCTTGGGAATGTGATCTCAGTCGGGTTTTTGAATGCCATCATAATCCAAATACTAATTGTTGTTCTATgtgtgttttttgctttgttttgtttttaatagccTAAGAAAACTGTGAAAGTGAAACCTCGTCCTCCAGTGGCTCCTCGACCATCCAGTGGCTCAGTGGCTGCTGCTCGTCACCGCTTTTTAAGAGTGCTCCCCCATATTAGACAGTCTTGCCTACCTCCTCCTGGAAGTTCATATCCCTCAGAGTATTCCCAAAATGCACTTTCAGCACTGGCTACTTTGGCCACTGCTGGTATTACAATGCCATCCACTACTAATGACTTTCTTAAGGAAGATGAAACTTGGCAGAGCAGCTCTTGGTCTCAGTCTGTTGGTAGCATCAGGTTACCACCAAAAATATCTCGTATTGAACTAGAAAATGGAAAGCTGCCTACAAGTACTATTCTGACTCCTGTTTCATCTCTATCtacaaattcagaaaaaacatcagaaaacgTGACATCACCAAGTGATGAGGATGCTGTTTTGTTTCCGAATCTAACAAATGTAGAAATATatggaacagaagaaaagcttctacCTGAAACAGATGCTTTTGCTTTGCTAACAGAAGCAAGCACCACTGAAAAGGGTAGTGAGATATATGGCATAGCAAAGGTGAACACAGAACTTGAACTGTCAGGTGGAGATGAAGAATCTAAGGTTGCAGAGCAGCATAGGAAACCCATTAGcaaggtgctgagcactgcagcaATGGGAGCTGATCTTCTCAGTACTCACGATTTAAGTccacagaaaaatctgcttttgtcACCTCTTTGGTCTTCAGCACAAGTGGCTCGTCACAGTTCTCTAAAACCACAAACACAACCCAGATGCTTTGAGGCTGCTAACCTGAGATCTACAGCTTCCCCAAACGTGCTGCGGGAAGTCCGAAGCGTAGCCGACTCCACTTTAGCCAGGGCTACGAGGTTTCGTGGTGGGAAAGTAGAGTCACTTGGCAAAAGACCTGATGTAATTTCTAAAGCAGAGGCTAGGGGCATGACAGATGTAGCTAACAAGGCACCCAAAGAACCTGTGAGTTCTGCAAGTAACTCAGGATTTCTGGCTTCACTGTCTCGGAGCACAGACAGGGAAAGTTTACTGAGTTCCTGTGGGAAAGGCAGGTTTCGGACTTCTGATATTGCACTACCTACAAACCTTCAGCATTTTCAGGAAGAAAGCTTTAGGAAAACTGCTCCTCCGACTGAAGCTACTAAATATATTCTAGTGAGTACTCATACTTCCAAAGAAATTAaagttttcctgtattttttttgtactgGTCTTACAGAAATTATGTTTtcgtgtgtgtctgtgtcttttCAGGGAAGGCaaatggggaggaggaggtctACTTAAATCCCTGATAGTTAGCAGTTCAGTTTTCTGATTTCTTGTTGATATCTTAACTGCATATTTATCTAATTGGGTCctagaagtaatttttcattaaaattagaGTTGTTTTTCAGTTCACAACTAAAATTATTAGTTCTTATACTGACAGAATTATGAATGTCTGTGTTTGGAGTGTCATCTGACTTCTTTTGCTGGTCACTAATCATCATTTATTCCAAAGTTTTCCCTGTGACTGGCACCAAATGTCACCAATGTACTTTGTTTTGGTGTGTTGTGAAGTATGGGGAAATTATTAAGTAGTAATGTTAAGTAAAACTTAAtgttacagaattttaaatttttgcacAGAAGACTTCTTGGACTCTTTGTTAGCTATTGATTGAACCAACATTGATTTCAAGTAAGCTGATAGCAGACTGCCtaacttttaatttaatttccatctGCTAGTAATTTCCTTGTGgaaatttgttgctttttttttttttagtctgcaCATGGGCTTGGAATGAATGGAAGTATTGCAGCTGTAGGGAAAAGAGTAGGTAAGTAATGTGACTTAATAACTGAAGGTGACTTTACTCTTTCCTGGTGTAGCACATATATAGATGACAAGAATAATTTATCTTTGTAAGTCTTCCAAAGTACTTGTTGTATTACACTTCTATagcatgttttaattttaatattttaaacaattctTTAACATACAGATGTAATGCAGATTTTAGATAGGACTGTGACTCTTTTCTAGCTTTGTTTAGTACTTAGTGAATCCTTCATGTCATCTGTAGACATAAATCTGAGATTCTTCTCTGAAGTTTCCAAAATCTCTTTAGATACTTTAGAGTGTActaaaaacagagcaaaatttATCACTAGAATTGTCTTTAGAACTACAGCTTGAGCCAGAAGGATTTGGCAAAATGGGGAGGAAGCAATAAGTACATAGATGCTCAAGATTACTGGGATAATGCAgattattctctcttttttgtgATAGCCATTATTCTTCCTATGCTAGTCTTGTGAACTGTGGAGTGCTTAATGCTTGACATCTACTGAAAATGGCTCTGGTGTGTGTAAATATCCATTTCTTTTGTGATTAATTCTCTTGTGTGGACTGGGATTGTCTAGATGCCTTAAGACTCTGAAGACAATTAGCTAATGAGTTTCAGAGCAGTGAACACATCTTTGACTTGCAGTTTGCAGGTTGTCCTTTCTATATGACTTTAGGAAAAGAGTCAGGGATGTATCCCAGGATTTTAAGATCTAATTATAGAGAATTAGCAGTAACTAATAAACAGGTCTGTCCTCACCTACTCCATGGGAAAAGAGGTCATACTCTGACAGTCATGTCTGTATTATAGGGAAGCTACTATCATCTGCATCGTATTGAGCAGAACTATGACAACAACACTCCTCTGGGGTATTGTCATCATATGTCAGACAGAAGTGTATTTTCCAAATGCTCCATACATAAGAAAGGCAAAGTTGGTGTCACCATATCATGCAGGCTCTTGATAGGGAGGTGGCTGGTAATGCTCTGCTGGCCAAGACAGGTTCAGTTTGTTATCCAAGGCCTTTAGTTGCTGTATTTACTGTAGGGACCATAAATGTGAGGATGGGTgtattgttttttctgtttaagtATGGTCCACAGGGGGAGCTCTCTGCAAactctgtttgctttgtttgggttttggttttggttttttgtttgttttttgtttgtggtggttgttggttttgtttgggttttttggggttttggggggattgggatttttttgtttgttttcttttgttttgtttttttctttttttcacaaaaaggGGTAACTGGTGCTCCTGAAATAGCAGCTTTTGGGTGATAAAATTGATAGCATGGACAAACACTGTGTAGAACTTTCTATGCTGGGTAGTGATGGGACAGCACTGGGCAGTAGTGATAACTGCAATCTGTGGTGACTGCCTGGTGTTACTTTTTGAATGTAGCCTGCTGTATCTCAGCTGACAAATGACTGTTGGAATTAAGGGTGCACTTGACAAAAACCACTTCTGAACTCATGAGGTCACTTTTTGGGAGTATCCTGAGAATATAATAGTAGAAGTACAGAAAGGATTTTTGAGAGAATGCATTGTTTACTTCCACTGTCTCAGCATGTAGAAAATTTGCATGAGCAAGTTGTGGATGAAGAGCTCCTGCAGAGGGAAGAAGATGCCTTTTCTTTACATGCTCTCTGGTTACAAAGTAGCAGCCAAGAATTACAGGGGGAAAAGTCAAAGTTGAAGTCTTATGTACAGAAATTTTACAAACAGCTGCAAAATGTCTTCTTAAACCATATAGCTACATTGAGGTCTGTAGTCTACTAAGGCATTTTTCTTGCAAATGTAGAGCACCAGCAAAATTTTAACAGGTTGCACAGTTTATTTGGCAAATGTGAGTTTTTAGCTACTGAATATACCAGCTACTTGAATGCCCAATTGCTTCTTTGGAAAGCTGTTGTGTTCAGTGCTTTCCTAGTCACAttatgtgttttcatttttacatttgGGAAGATCTTCAGGAGAtgtgtttcattattttttctgtaacatcTTGATGTGAACTTTTAacagatgtgaaaaataatttaagttcCACATTGCACTGCCTCTTCCAAATGTGTTGCATAGGCTTGagatatattttctgttttgacttCTGGGGATTTTTCCTCTGTTTAGGCTTTGGGGTTCGCACCTGAAGTATTctaagaaatgcaaaattaatcTGGTCTTCAAAATAtaacatttaattaatttgtgATCAAGAATAAGTAAAACTAAAATGCCTTTGCTGTCTTTCTACCCCTGAAAGCAGGTGAACGAATCCATCTTCCACCTATGAATGGCTCAAttcaagcaaaaaagaaaagtacaaagCATTGCTTCCTTTGTGGCAAGAAAACTGGATTGGCAACCAGCTATGAGTGCAGGTAGGCTGAGCCTATAACCAGCTGTTGTTTAGAGCTGATAGTTGGGCTACGCAAAATGTTTTCTACACTGTATAGTATATATTTGCATAGCAAATCAAAAGACAGCCTTCAAA
This window contains:
- the ZFAND4 gene encoding AN1-type zinc finger protein 4 isoform X4; translated protein: MANKKEPPFYNEDNMGPFQYKLPFYETMELFIETLTGTCFELRVSTFETVISVKAKIQRLEVPVEDPIREMAEYMDPSREEIWEKGPSNKQVTFLVYREGDQLNFFRVVDRGDGTLTPLSESLSSGSVYNLYADDEDETEASPSGQQIIENSITMNKMKLLKAKMENMNLSKKPKKTVKVKPRPPVAPRPSSGSVAAARHRFLRVLPHIRQSCLPPPGSSYPSEYSQNALSALATLATAGITMPSTTNDFLKEDETWQSSSWSQSVGSIRLPPKISRIELENGKLPTSTILTPVSSLSTNSEKTSENVTSPSDEDAVLFPNLTNVEIYGTEEKLLPETDAFALLTEASTTEKGSEIYGIAKVNTELELSGGDEESKVAEQHRKPISKVLSTAAMGADLLSTHDLSPQKNLLLSPLWSSAQVARHSSLKPQTQPRCFEAANLRSTASPNVLREVRSVADSTLARATRFRGGKVESLGKRPDVISKAEARGMTDVANKAPKEPVSSASNSGFLASLSRSTDRESLLSSCGKGRFRTSDIALPTNLQHFQEESFRKTAPPTEATKYILSAHGLGMNGSIAAVGKRVAGERIHLPPMNGSIQAKKKSTKHCFLCGKKTGLATSYECRCGNNFCATHRYAETHTCTYDYKSAGRRYLQETNPVVSAPKLPKI
- the ZFAND4 gene encoding AN1-type zinc finger protein 4 isoform X1, which gives rise to MANKKEPPFYNEDNMGPFQYKLPFYETMELFIETLTGTCFELRVSTFETVISVKAKIQRLEGIPVSQQHLIWNNTELKDDYCLNYYNISEGCTLKLVLAMRGGPINTRRVPVEDPIREMAEYMDPSREEIWEKGPSNKQVTFLVYREGDQLNFFRVVDRGDGTLTPLSESLSSGSVYNLYADDEDETEASPSGQQIIENSITMNKMKLLKAKMENMNLSKKPKKTVKVKPRPPVAPRPSSGSVAAARHRFLRVLPHIRQSCLPPPGSSYPSEYSQNALSALATLATAGITMPSTTNDFLKEDETWQSSSWSQSVGSIRLPPKISRIELENGKLPTSTILTPVSSLSTNSEKTSENVTSPSDEDAVLFPNLTNVEIYGTEEKLLPETDAFALLTEASTTEKGSEIYGIAKVNTELELSGGDEESKVAEQHRKPISKVLSTAAMGADLLSTHDLSPQKNLLLSPLWSSAQVARHSSLKPQTQPRCFEAANLRSTASPNVLREVRSVADSTLARATRFRGGKVESLGKRPDVISKAEARGMTDVANKAPKEPVSSASNSGFLASLSRSTDRESLLSSCGKGRFRTSDIALPTNLQHFQEESFRKTAPPTEATKYILSAHGLGMNGSIAAVGKRVAGERIHLPPMNGSIQAKKKSTKHCFLCGKKTGLATSYECRCGNNFCATHRYAETHTCTYDYKSAGRRYLQETNPVVSAPKLPKI
- the ZFAND4 gene encoding AN1-type zinc finger protein 4 isoform X5, with product MRGGPINTRRVPVEDPIREMAEYMDPSREEIWEKGPSNKQVTFLVYREGDQLNFFRVVDRGDGTLTPLSESLSSGSVYNLYADDEDETEASPSGQQIIENSITMNKMKLLKAKMENMNLSKKPKKTVKVKPRPPVAPRPSSGSVAAARHRFLRVLPHIRQSCLPPPGSSYPSEYSQNALSALATLATAGITMPSTTNDFLKEDETWQSSSWSQSVGSIRLPPKISRIELENGKLPTSTILTPVSSLSTNSEKTSENVTSPSDEDAVLFPNLTNVEIYGTEEKLLPETDAFALLTEASTTEKGSEIYGIAKVNTELELSGGDEESKVAEQHRKPISKVLSTAAMGADLLSTHDLSPQKNLLLSPLWSSAQVARHSSLKPQTQPRCFEAANLRSTASPNVLREVRSVADSTLARATRFRGGKVESLGKRPDVISKAEARGMTDVANKAPKEPVSSASNSGFLASLSRSTDRESLLSSCGKGRFRTSDIALPTNLQHFQEESFRKTAPPTEATKYILSAHGLGMNGSIAAVGKRVAGERIHLPPMNGSIQAKKKSTKHCFLCGKKTGLATSYECRCGNNFCATHRYAETHTCTYDYKSAGRRYLQETNPVVSAPKLPKI
- the ZFAND4 gene encoding AN1-type zinc finger protein 4 isoform X3; the encoded protein is MANKKEPPFYNEDNMGPFQYKLPFYETMELFIETLTGTCFELRVSTFETVISVKAKIQRLEGIPVSQQHLIWNNTELKDDYCLNYYNISEGCTLKLVLAMRGGPINTRRVPVEDPIREMAEYMDPSREEIWEKGPSNKQVTFLVYREGDQLNFFRVVDRGDGTLTPLSESLSSGSVYNLYADDEDETEASPSGQQIIENSITMNKMKLLKAKMENMNLSKKPKKTVKVKPRPPVAPRPSSGSVAAARHRFLRVLPHIRQSCLPPPGSSYPSEYSQNALSALATLATAGITMPSTTNDFLKEDETWQSSSWSQSVGSIRLPPKISRIELENGKLPTSTILTPVSSLSTNSEKTSENVTSPSDEDAVLFPNLTNVEIYGTEEKLLPETDAFALLTEASTTEKGSEIYGIAKVNTELELSGGDEESKVAEQHRKPISKVLSTAAMGADLLSTHDLSPQKNLLLSPLWSSAQVARHSSLKPQTQPRCFEAANLRSTASPNVLREVRSVADSTLARATRFRGGKVESLGKRPDVISKAEARGMTDVANKAPKEPVSSASNSGFLASLSRSTDRESLLSSCGKGRFRTSDIALPTNLQHFQEESFRKTAPPTEATKYILSAHGLGMNGSIAAVGKRVGERIHLPPMNGSIQAKKKSTKHCFLCGKKTGLATSYECRCGNNFCATHRYAETHTCTYDYKSAGRRYLQETNPVVSAPKLPKI
- the ZFAND4 gene encoding AN1-type zinc finger protein 4 isoform X2, with product MANKKEPPFYNEDNMGPFQYKLPFYETMELFIETLTGTCFELRVSTFETVISVKAKIQRLEGIPVSQQHLIWNNTELKDDYCLNYYNISEGCTLKLVLAMRGGPINTRRVPVEDPIREMAEYMDPSREEIWEKGPSNKQVTFLVYREGDQLNFFRVVDRGDGTLTPLSESLSGSVYNLYADDEDETEASPSGQQIIENSITMNKMKLLKAKMENMNLSKKPKKTVKVKPRPPVAPRPSSGSVAAARHRFLRVLPHIRQSCLPPPGSSYPSEYSQNALSALATLATAGITMPSTTNDFLKEDETWQSSSWSQSVGSIRLPPKISRIELENGKLPTSTILTPVSSLSTNSEKTSENVTSPSDEDAVLFPNLTNVEIYGTEEKLLPETDAFALLTEASTTEKGSEIYGIAKVNTELELSGGDEESKVAEQHRKPISKVLSTAAMGADLLSTHDLSPQKNLLLSPLWSSAQVARHSSLKPQTQPRCFEAANLRSTASPNVLREVRSVADSTLARATRFRGGKVESLGKRPDVISKAEARGMTDVANKAPKEPVSSASNSGFLASLSRSTDRESLLSSCGKGRFRTSDIALPTNLQHFQEESFRKTAPPTEATKYILSAHGLGMNGSIAAVGKRVAGERIHLPPMNGSIQAKKKSTKHCFLCGKKTGLATSYECRCGNNFCATHRYAETHTCTYDYKSAGRRYLQETNPVVSAPKLPKI